The Camelina sativa cultivar DH55 unplaced genomic scaffold, Cs unpScaffold04295, whole genome shotgun sequence genomic interval AACTGCATCATCCAATCTCGAATGCTACAAGAGAGAATTCTCCGCTCCCGGAACGAAACAAGTAGCAACTGGATTTCTTTGAGTAACTTGCTGCGTTCTTCATCTGAAGCTAAAGGCCAGTTTTTGGACCATCCATTCTCATATACAAACTCTTTCACAAATTCGAGCCGGTTCTTGATTATTTCAGCGGCAGCTACTGCATCAACAGGTTCCCAACCTGCAACCGATATCATACCAGCCCAGACTTCATCTACCCTCTGCGCCATAAGCTTTGTCGTAGAAGGTTTAAATTTTGCAGCATGTTCTTGTTCAAGAtgattcttaaactttttaGGATAATAGAACTTCTGCGAACAAGATCGACACATCCAGAATTTCCATTT includes:
- the LOC109131748 gene encoding uncharacterized protein LOC109131748, whose protein sequence is MILLGVTSEQSEPKLRESKRIQDSVRSDPHTAAGKRLRSYWASMDVDSKRNFMKVSTAKLKAYVERLYGREGIDALEQVLDSAKINRKWKFWMCRSCSQKFYYPKKFKNHLEQEHAAKFKPSTTKLMAQRVDEVWAGMISVAGWEPVDAVAAAEIIKNRLEFVKEFVYENGWSKNWPLASDEERSKLLKEIQLLLVSFRERRILSCSIRDWM